In Hirundo rustica isolate bHirRus1 chromosome 2, bHirRus1.pri.v3, whole genome shotgun sequence, one genomic interval encodes:
- the NR0B1 gene encoding nuclear receptor subfamily 0 group B member 1, which translates to MACAERCCRCCAEGRRHGSILYSILRSEERAVPPAGPAPRGCPCGSRRRVALRSPQVACKAASAVLVKTLRFVQNVPCFQELPLEEQLLLVRSCWAPLLLLGLAQERVHLETVESAEPSMLQRILTARQQGEQPRPPAPAPGRPHHGPHLPSAGEIQAIKGFLAKCWSLDISTKEYAYLKGTVLFNPDLPGLQCTQYIEGLQREAQQALNEHVRLIHRGDEARFAKLNFVLSLLRSINANVVAELFFRPIIGAVNMDDMLLEMLCAKL; encoded by the exons ATGGCGTGCGCGGagcgctgctgccgctgctgcgcGGAGGGCCGGCGGCACGGCAGCATCCTCTACAGCATCCTCCGCAGCGAGGAGCGGGCCGTGCCGCCGGCCGGGCCGGCGCCGCGGGGCTGCCCGTGCGGGTCGCGGCGGAGGGTGGCCCTGCGGAGCCCGCAGGTGGCCTGCAAGGCGGCCTCGGCCGTGCTGGTGAAGACGCTGCGCTTCGTCCAGAACGTGCCCTGCTTCCAGGAGCTGCcgctggaggagcagctgctgctggtgcgTAGCTGCTGGGcgcccctgctgctgctggggctggcgcAGGAGCGGGTGCACCTGGAGACGGTGGAGAGCGCGGAGCCCAGCATGCTGCAGCGCATCCTCACCGCCCGGCAGCAGGGCGAGCAGCCGCGGCcgccggcaccggcaccgggccGGCCGCACCACGGCCCGCACCTGCCCTCGGCCGGCGAGATCCAGGCTATCAAGGGCTTCCTGGCCAAGTGCTGGAGCCTGGACATCAGCACCAAAGAGTACGCTTACCTCAAGGGGACGGTGCTCTTCAACCCGG acctACCTGGACTGCAGTGTACACAGTACATTGAAGGATTGCAGAGGGAAGCACAACAAGCTCTAAATGAACATGTCAGACTCATTCACAGAGGTGATGAAGCCAGATTTGCCAAGCTGAATTTTGTTCTCTCCTTGTTAAGATCTATTAATGCTAATGTGGTTGCTGAATTATTCTTCAGGCCCATCATTGGAGCAGTGAACATGGATGACATGCTTTTGGAAATGCTTTgtgcaaaattataa